The Novipirellula aureliae sequence ATTAGGTATCGCGCAGCGATTGCATCCGACAAATCCGGTAACCCTTCAATCAGTTTATTGAGTAGTTTTTGCAAGCGAAATCGCGTGCCCGAACCATTCACTTCGCTAAGTCGTATTGGATCCGCCATGCGTAGCGTGTGCAGCAGACCGCTAGCCAATTTTTCATCCGCACCAAGTCCAACAAGTTTTGCGTCGGTCGGTAGCTGAGTGATAAGTTCACCAATTTGCTGCAATTGAAACCGTAGCGACCGCGGGTTGGTTTCATCGGTCACGAGTAGATCAATGGTTGCTTCGGGGCGGACCAAATTCAAGTATCGCTGGCGGTAGGTCATCAGGCTATCGAGCGCATCGAGAACGGCTTCGGAGAGCGCGGTTTCTCGCTCAATCGGCTGGACCAACGTTGCGTCGAGTAGTTCCGCTGTCTGGTCGGCCCGCTCAATCCGGCGACCTAACTGCAGGAACCGCCATCCGTGAGTTCGTGTCGTGCTCTCGTTTGCGATACCGGCAAACGCTAAGAGATCGGTAATCAAACAGTTCAATTGTTCGATCAAGCGTCCCATGTTGTCATCATCGTGCGGTGTCTTGTCTTCGCTATCGCGTCCAATCCGCTGGATGATTCGATAGGCATCGATCGAAATTCGATCTCGAACCGCACGCGCGTTCGAGACAATCGATTCGATCGTTGACTGCAAACCACGCGGTTGGTTCTTGTCAATCACGGACTCGGGTAACATGCTTTCGATCTTTGGAAGGCTACCCACCATTCCGTCGACCACATAGCCTGGTTCGATTTGGCCGACTGCTGCCAATGCCGCCAAGAGGCGAGGGATTTCGGGTAGATCGCGAAGTTCATTTTCACCTGAGATGCGGACGACGGTCGCGCGGAGCAACCGCGTGATCGACTCGGCACGCTCCGCATATCGGCCAAGCCAAAACAAGTGCTCTGCCACACGGCTGGGCAACTCATCACCACTTCGCTTAAGCCGGACCGTTGCATCGGACGGTTTCAGCAGCGTAATTTCCAAGTCAACCGATTGTTGGCTTGAGACCCAACAATCCATCGTCAGGTTGCCGCTAGTGGTCGACCGCTCTAGCTCATCTTCGAGTGGGCTGAGGCGGGCGAGTGCTCCCGGCAAGACCTCGACGCCGCTGTGTGTTTGCAGCTGGAAGCACCTCAGGGCAACGTGCCATGGAATCAGTTTGTCGCCGGACCAAACCGGAGTCGTGCTATGGTCAAGTTTTTGTTGAGCGACGTACTCGTGAGGTTTTTCTTTGACTTCAGCGATTAGCCTTGCCTTGGCTTCGTCAGACATTGCCGACGGGATTTGGGGGGGTGTACCACTGACCGCAAAGGCGGGTCGGATAACCAGCGTCTCAAGATTGCTCAAGACAAAGTCACATTCGGTTTTCCCGCCACACCAATAGGTCGCCACGTTGGGGAGCGAAAGCGATTGCCCAAACAGAAACCGACTGGCGGCGGGCAAAAACGGCAAGAGCGCTGGAGTTTGGGCCATCACACTTCCGATCGAATTGACAACCGCAACGTTGTCCTCGCGAATCGCGTGGAGCAAACCCGTCGGGCCCTCGTCCGAAGTGGGATCGAGTTCGAGTGGATCGCACTTGCGATCGGAAACATGCCGCCACAATACCTCGATCGGCAATAGGCCACCGAGCGTTTTCAAATTCAATTCACCGCCGCGAACCGCCAAGTCTCGCCCTTCGACCAGCGTGAAGCCTAGATATCGCGCCAAATAGGCGTCTTCAAAATCGCGGTAATTGTCACCGCCGGGTGTTAACAAAGCGACGCGAGGATTATCACGCATTCGAGGTGCCAACGAACGCATATGAGAGCGAAGAGAATCGAAAAAACCGGCCAATCGGCGAGTGTTGCATTGGCGAATCAATTGCGGAAACACGCGGCTTGTCAAGATTCGGTTTTCAAGCAAATACCCGAGTCCGCTCGGCGCTCGGGTGCGATCGCCTGTAACCCACCAAGTACCATCGTTGGCTCTAACAATATCGGTCGCAGTAACATGCAATCGCTTTCCACTTGCCGTAGGCAAGTTATGATAAGCTCGTTGAAAAAACGGGTTCGCCCAAAGCACCTCGGGCGGAATGATCTTTTCTTTAATCAACTGCTGGTTACCGAGCAGATCGTCGAGGACGGCTTCGAGCAATACGGTTCGCTGGGCCAAGCCTGCTTCGAGACGAGCCCATGAACCGGGGTCGATTACCAAGGGGATTGACGACAATCGCCAAGGACGAATCGAGCGACCTTCATCGCTATCCACGTTGAAGGTGGTTCCATTTTCGTGAACCAGTTGCTCGATCGTTTCCGCACGTTCTTGGATCCCTTGTGGACTAAGCGATTGAAAGTAATCGGCGATGCTTTGCCAGTGCGGACGGATCTGCCCATCGGGGCTTTTGCATTCGTCATAACGCGTGGGCGAAGCAGCGTAGCCACTTAGAGAGCAAGATGGGGTAGCAGTAGTTGACAACGTCTGGCGGACCTATGCATACGAAGATTGGCTGGATCGGAAATTGTGACGAGCCGAGAGGCTTTTGAACAGAGCAAGGCGATACGGACCAGACCGTCAAGCGATCCGCAGGGAGCCTGCTTCGGCGACAATTCGCCGCACTAGCGTTTTCAATTTTGGTGCCGCACCGTTGGCGGTTGCAATGATCTCGTCGACATTCGCTGGTTTGAGGGCGTCGGGCAAGCACATGTCGGTGATGACGCTTAACCCCACCACCTTCAAACCACAATGCACCGCGACAATCGTTTCGGGCACCGTACTCATCCCGACCACATCCGCACCGATCAATCGCAAAAAACGGTACTCGGCTCGAGTTTCGAGGTTTGGTCCCGTGACGGCAACAAAAACACCTTTGTGAGTCATGATATTTTCCTGACGGCCGATTTCGATCGCACGGTCAATCCAACCCGGATCGTAGGGTGCGCACATGTCCGGAAAACGCGGGCCCAGTCGGTCATCATTGATGCCAACGAGAGGGTTATCGCCGAGCAGATTGATTTGATCTTCGATGACCATGATGTCACCGCCTGAGAAGTATGGGTTCAATCCACCACAGGCGTTGCTAACGACCATCAATTCCGCACCGAGTGCCTTGAAGACACGCACAGGAAGCGTGATTTGTTTTAGCGAATAGCCTTCGTATTGATGAAAACGGCCTTCCATGGCCAAAACTGGAACGCCAGCTAAATGCCCGCAAACCAATCTTCCTTTATGACTTGTTGCCGTTGAAGTCGGGAAGTGTGGGATATCGCCGTACTCAATGATCGCTTCGACCTCGATCTCATCGGCAAGGCCCCCCAACCCAGTGCCCAAGATGATACCGACTTTCGGTGTTATTGCAAACGAATTCTTAATCTTTTTTGAAGCGTCTTCGATTTTGTCAAACAAGTCCAACATGCTATCTTTCCATCAAGAAGGTTCATCTAGCGAAGCGGCATTTCGCATTCGCAAAGAGCGATAGTATCATAACGCGACGACGCATTGGTCCGCGACCATCCACAATCGGTTATGATAAGATTTCAATGAATTTGTTGTGAGTTACTTGTCATTGTTCGAGCTTTACTTTTCTCTACTCCTTACTCTTTTGCATCATGTCCGCTCCGTCACCTGAGATTTTTGAAAAGCTTTCTTCGTTCTACCTGGGGCGTCATTTTGACTTGGACTCGGGCGAGGTTCAGGATGATCTGTTGATGTACGACTCAAAAGATCTGTGCACGCATGCGATGTGCGTCGGGATGACTGGCAGCGGCAAAACCGGGCTGTGTATTTCGCTGCTCGAAGAAGCCGCCATCGATGGCATCCCTGCGATCTGTGTCGATCCCAAAGGGGATTTAGCAAACCTGCTACTGACCTTTCCGGAGCTACGACCAAGTGATTTTGAAGAGTGGCTGCATGACGATGCTGCCCGCCAAAAAGGGCTCACAAAAAGCGAGTTGGCGGAGAGAACGGCCGAGAGGTGGCGATCGGGATTGGCGAGTTGGGGACAAACGCCAGACCGAATTGAGCGATTAAAGGATTCCGTTGACGTGGCGATTTATACGCCTGGTAGCAACATCGGATTGCCGATGACGGTTCTCAAGAGTTTCGATGCACCGCCTCCTGAATCACGTGATGACAGTGAACTCATTGGCGACCGTGTGACCGGTGCGGTTTCAGGACTTTTGACGTTGATGGGCATGGATGCCGATCCCATGATTTCGCCCGAACATATTTTAATTTCCTCGATTTTGACGCACCGCTGGCGTGAGGGCAAAGACGTCAGCCTTGCACAGTTGATTCGCTTCATCCAATCGCCGCCAATCGAGCGGATTGGTGTGATGGACTTGAATTCCTTTATGCCGATCGCCGAGCGAGGGAAATTGGCAATGCGGCTCAACAACCTGCTCGCTTCACCCGCCTTTGCATCATGGTTGGAGGGCGAATCGTTGTCGATCCCAAAACTATTGCATACACCGGAGGGCAAGCCGCGCTTGACGATCCTTTCCATTGCTCATTTGAATGACAGCGAACGGATGTTCTTTGTTACGATTCTGCTAAACGAATTGGTAGCGTGGATGCGGATGCAAATGGGCACGAGTTCACTCAGGGCAATGTTCTATATGGATGAAGTGGCCGGGTACTTTCCACCCGTCAGCAACCCACCCTCCAAACCCCCGATGCTGACACTGCTCAAACAGGCTCGTGCGTTTGGACTCGGCGTGACATTGGCAACACAAAACCCAGTCGACCTCGACTACAAGGGGTTATCGAATATTGGAACGTGGTTCCTGGGCCGCTTGCAAACCGAACGAGATAAAGCTCGTGTCTTGGAAGGACTCGAAGGAGCCGCTGGTCAAGCAGGCCAACGGTTTGATCGTCAAAAGATGGAGCAGATATTGGCTGGACTCGGTAGCCGCGTCTTCTTGATGAACAACGTTCACGATGATCAACCGAGCATCTTTCAAACTCGTTGGGCAATGTCGTTCTTGGCGGGTCCACTCGCACGAACCCAAATATCCAAGTTGATGCAGGATCGAAAACGGATGATGGAAGCGTCGCAGCAAGCGATTGCACCAGAGGAAGTGATTGACAAAACAGAAACACAACCTGTGGCCGCTGAAGAGCGACCAATCGTACCGGCTGGGATCGAAGAACGATTTGTCGCATTGAACCTAACGCCCGCCGAGGGGGCTCGATTGGTCTATCGCCCAGCCCTTTATGGCGAAGCGTCGATGCACTTTATCCGCAAGACCGCCGATTTGGATGATTGGGAAGACATCCGCTTATTCGTTCCGTGTGCGCGAGGGTTGCCGGACGATGTCTGGGAATCAAGCCGTCCTTTGCGGCTTTCGACCGAACAGCTCGATTCACCCGAAGCGGGATTCACCTTCGCCAGCTTACCGACGGAATTGATCAGCAAATCAAGGTATCGATCCTTTAAGTCACAACTCAAGGATTACCTGTACCGACATCATTATCGATCGTTGTACAAGTGCAATTTGGTGAAAGGTTACGCACCGTCGGATGAAAAGAGCAAAGCGATTGCCTATTTCCGACATCGCATTCACGAAGCCAAAGACGAAGCCGAACGAAAGCTGCGAGACAAATACGAGGATAAAATGCGATCGCTCGATCGAAAGATCAAGGCAGCTGAGCAGCGTGTCGAGGTCGAGCAGCAGCAGTACGAGACGGCGAAATGGTCGACCATTTCAAGTGTTGGTGCGTCAATACTCGGTGCGTTCATGGGCCGGAAATTGGCAAGCCGTACCAATGTCTCAAAAGTATCGACCGCCGCGCGCGGTGCGAGTCGCGCCGCACAACAGCGCAGTGATATCGGCCGCGCTGAAGAAACGCTCAGGCAACTGGCTGTCGAAATGACCGAGTTGGATGTCGAGCTTCAGGAAGAATTGGCGATCCTTGGTGAGCAATTTGATGAGCAAAACCTTGAACTCGAAGAGACCAAAATCGCTCCTCGAAAAAGCGACCTGAACGTTTCCGATCCACTCATTCTTTGGACTCCATGGCAAATCGATCCAGCCGGGATCGCATCGAAGCTGTTCGCTGAAGAAGCTTAGGGCGTCAAAACCTCAGGCGGCAAGCAATTGAGACTGTAGCGATTTGGATGTCTTTGCAGTCAATTTCACGCTTTCGCGGCGAATGCCGTCGCTACCGTAATAGATGATAAGACTTTTCGTGAAGTCACAGATCGCCGTTAGTTTGACACTTCGTGGGCCATGCAAGCAAAAATACAAACCGCAAAGTTTGCCGCCCCGGACGACTTCTCGATGAGTCATCGGGAATTCTTTTGGCTCAAGATGTCCTAGTTCACACAATTTGTGTTCAATTTTTCCACAAAGGGTGTCCAAATCGAGCCGAACGGGCGTGGCACAGATCATTAACGTATCACTAAAGAGGGGGGGGGGCACCCAGCACTGCACATGTCCGCTAAAGGTGGGCGTTTTCCTATCGCGACAGCAAGACTATCGGCGCGGATCCGCCCGAAGATGAGTTTTCGAAAAAGACTAAAGTGGCGGCAGCAAAGATTGCGTCAAAGTGTTTTGATTATGCCGATTTCGGTCGAAAACAACGCTACCCAAAGGATTAATGATGCGGCAAGAATCCGCCGCCGTCTACTTGAGTGATACGACCGAAAATGTCAGCCAAAATTGCCTGTTCTAGCGAAGCGTCACGACCAAGCGGGATCCAGCCCAACGTTTGGGGGCCTTCGT is a genomic window containing:
- a CDS encoding circularly permuted type 2 ATP-grasp protein, whose translation is MSTTATPSCSLSGYAASPTRYDECKSPDGQIRPHWQSIADYFQSLSPQGIQERAETIEQLVHENGTTFNVDSDEGRSIRPWRLSSIPLVIDPGSWARLEAGLAQRTVLLEAVLDDLLGNQQLIKEKIIPPEVLWANPFFQRAYHNLPTASGKRLHVTATDIVRANDGTWWVTGDRTRAPSGLGYLLENRILTSRVFPQLIRQCNTRRLAGFFDSLRSHMRSLAPRMRDNPRVALLTPGGDNYRDFEDAYLARYLGFTLVEGRDLAVRGGELNLKTLGGLLPIEVLWRHVSDRKCDPLELDPTSDEGPTGLLHAIREDNVAVVNSIGSVMAQTPALLPFLPAASRFLFGQSLSLPNVATYWCGGKTECDFVLSNLETLVIRPAFAVSGTPPQIPSAMSDEAKARLIAEVKEKPHEYVAQQKLDHSTTPVWSGDKLIPWHVALRCFQLQTHSGVEVLPGALARLSPLEDELERSTTSGNLTMDCWVSSQQSVDLEITLLKPSDATVRLKRSGDELPSRVAEHLFWLGRYAERAESITRLLRATVVRISGENELRDLPEIPRLLAALAAVGQIEPGYVVDGMVGSLPKIESMLPESVIDKNQPRGLQSTIESIVSNARAVRDRISIDAYRIIQRIGRDSEDKTPHDDDNMGRLIEQLNCLITDLLAFAGIANESTTRTHGWRFLQLGRRIERADQTAELLDATLVQPIERETALSEAVLDALDSLMTYRQRYLNLVRPEATIDLLVTDETNPRSLRFQLQQIGELITQLPTDAKLVGLGADEKLASGLLHTLRMADPIRLSEVNGSGTRFRLQKLLNKLIEGLPDLSDAIAARYLIHTGTTRALTGVGPSELS
- a CDS encoding ATP-binding protein; its protein translation is MSAPSPEIFEKLSSFYLGRHFDLDSGEVQDDLLMYDSKDLCTHAMCVGMTGSGKTGLCISLLEEAAIDGIPAICVDPKGDLANLLLTFPELRPSDFEEWLHDDAARQKGLTKSELAERTAERWRSGLASWGQTPDRIERLKDSVDVAIYTPGSNIGLPMTVLKSFDAPPPESRDDSELIGDRVTGAVSGLLTLMGMDADPMISPEHILISSILTHRWREGKDVSLAQLIRFIQSPPIERIGVMDLNSFMPIAERGKLAMRLNNLLASPAFASWLEGESLSIPKLLHTPEGKPRLTILSIAHLNDSERMFFVTILLNELVAWMRMQMGTSSLRAMFYMDEVAGYFPPVSNPPSKPPMLTLLKQARAFGLGVTLATQNPVDLDYKGLSNIGTWFLGRLQTERDKARVLEGLEGAAGQAGQRFDRQKMEQILAGLGSRVFLMNNVHDDQPSIFQTRWAMSFLAGPLARTQISKLMQDRKRMMEASQQAIAPEEVIDKTETQPVAAEERPIVPAGIEERFVALNLTPAEGARLVYRPALYGEASMHFIRKTADLDDWEDIRLFVPCARGLPDDVWESSRPLRLSTEQLDSPEAGFTFASLPTELISKSRYRSFKSQLKDYLYRHHYRSLYKCNLVKGYAPSDEKSKAIAYFRHRIHEAKDEAERKLRDKYEDKMRSLDRKIKAAEQRVEVEQQQYETAKWSTISSVGASILGAFMGRKLASRTNVSKVSTAARGASRAAQQRSDIGRAEETLRQLAVEMTELDVELQEELAILGEQFDEQNLELEETKIAPRKSDLNVSDPLILWTPWQIDPAGIASKLFAEEA
- a CDS encoding purine-nucleoside phosphorylase yields the protein MLDLFDKIEDASKKIKNSFAITPKVGIILGTGLGGLADEIEVEAIIEYGDIPHFPTSTATSHKGRLVCGHLAGVPVLAMEGRFHQYEGYSLKQITLPVRVFKALGAELMVVSNACGGLNPYFSGGDIMVIEDQINLLGDNPLVGINDDRLGPRFPDMCAPYDPGWIDRAIEIGRQENIMTHKGVFVAVTGPNLETRAEYRFLRLIGADVVGMSTVPETIVAVHCGLKVVGLSVITDMCLPDALKPANVDEIIATANGAAPKLKTLVRRIVAEAGSLRIA